A genomic region of Arcobacter sp. LA11 contains the following coding sequences:
- a CDS encoding pseudouridine synthase, giving the protein MKQNTNKENLEEQSEPIRLNKFISHNSNYSRREADKIIEEGKVYINGKVVTNLATKVSETDEVKIGKRIIKEDKNRMYTVIIYNKPKGELVTKHDPQGRKVIFDSLDSKFKHFMPIGRLDYASEGLVLLTDSVDVANKLMHSNLERVYKIKVDGKIHPKVEEAMQNGLELEDATSGAHEKSKIKSMSFEPFIAYQILTNGDNFSKIKVGISEGKNRELRRFFGHFGLEVMDLKRFEFGGISLNNLPTGKSRYLTRDEYRDLRHFVNNTEIYKSNNNYRDDD; this is encoded by the coding sequence ATGAAGCAAAATACAAATAAAGAAAACTTAGAAGAACAGTCAGAACCAATTAGACTTAATAAATTTATTTCACATAACAGTAATTACTCAAGAAGAGAAGCAGATAAAATTATAGAAGAGGGTAAAGTTTATATAAATGGAAAAGTTGTTACAAACTTAGCAACAAAAGTAAGTGAAACAGATGAAGTAAAAATTGGTAAAAGAATTATCAAAGAAGACAAAAATAGAATGTATACAGTAATCATCTATAATAAACCAAAAGGTGAACTAGTAACAAAACATGACCCACAAGGTCGTAAAGTAATTTTTGATTCATTAGATAGTAAGTTTAAACACTTTATGCCAATAGGAAGACTTGACTATGCAAGTGAAGGACTAGTATTACTAACAGATTCTGTTGATGTAGCAAATAAACTTATGCACTCAAATTTAGAAAGAGTGTACAAAATAAAAGTAGATGGTAAAATCCATCCTAAAGTTGAAGAAGCAATGCAAAATGGTTTGGAACTAGAAGATGCTACAAGTGGAGCTCATGAAAAATCTAAAATCAAATCTATGTCATTTGAACCTTTTATTGCATATCAAATTTTAACAAATGGCGATAATTTTTCAAAAATTAAAGTTGGAATTTCAGAAGGTAAAAATAGAGAATTAAGAAGATTCTTTGGACACTTTGGATTAGAAGTGATGGATTTAAAAAGATTTGAATTTGGTGGGATATCACTTAATAATTTGCCAACAGGTAAAAGTAGATATTTAACAAGAGATGAATATAGAGATTTAAGACACTTTGTAAACAATACAGAAATTTACAAAAGCAACAATAACTACAGAGATGATGACTGA
- the hemJ gene encoding protoporphyrinogen oxidase HemJ, translated as MDFLLEYYTWILIFHIMAMMSWMAMLFYQPRLFVYHTEHKNKKEFVEVVKIQEDKMYRVIGFPAKIATVLSGILMLILRPDLLQGDGWMHAKIFFVVLLMVYSFSLEYFRKRLEEEKYPKSGNFFRAYNEVPTVLSLLIVGYVITKTFSIAFTLITLVVGAYIIYKVLNQKQKDAK; from the coding sequence ATGGATTTTCTCTTAGAGTATTATACATGGATACTAATTTTTCACATAATGGCTATGATGTCATGGATGGCAATGCTATTTTACCAACCAAGACTTTTTGTTTATCATACAGAGCATAAAAATAAAAAAGAATTTGTTGAAGTTGTTAAAATACAAGAAGATAAAATGTATAGAGTTATTGGATTCCCTGCAAAAATAGCTACTGTTCTAAGTGGAATATTAATGTTAATACTAAGACCTGATTTATTACAAGGTGATGGGTGGATGCATGCAAAAATATTTTTTGTAGTTTTATTAATGGTTTATTCATTTTCATTAGAATATTTTAGAAAAAGACTTGAAGAAGAGAAATATCCAAAAAGTGGAAACTTCTTTAGAGCTTATAATGAAGTACCTACAGTATTATCACTTTTAATCGTAGGTTATGTAATTACAAAAACATTTTCTATAGCTTTTACACTTATTACTTTAGTAGTAGGTGCATATATAATATATAAAGTACTAAACCAAAAACAAAAAGATGCCAAATGA
- a CDS encoding replication-associated recombination protein A, which translates to MTDLSNQLRPKTLTNFIGQSHIIGEDKALYKLIQKKEIPHLFFYGKPGTGKTTLAKIIANQINTDYYYFNATSIKVEDLRKVFERYKNALIKPLIFIDEVHRLSKNQQEVLLPIMENYDAIIIGASTENPFFTLTNAIRSRSFLYEFLPLTKDELSTIIDTATNNSEIKLSTEAREYLIISSSGDARAMLNLLNFASKIDNTISIELLKELRANVIGDGVSSSDSHYDLASAMIKSLRGSDIDAALYYLARLINGGESVEFITRRLVIFASEDIGNANPNALNLAVSTMTATSKIGYPESRILLGQCAIYLASSPKSNSSYMAINKALSEVKNGKILDIPKHIDNQHVGYKYPHDFGGWVEQEYLKEDLNLYSTLNIGYEKTLSEWVKKIKGQ; encoded by the coding sequence ATGACTGATTTATCAAATCAATTAAGACCAAAAACATTAACTAACTTTATAGGGCAGTCACATATAATAGGTGAAGATAAAGCTCTATATAAACTTATTCAAAAAAAGGAGATTCCACATCTCTTTTTTTATGGGAAACCAGGAACTGGAAAAACAACACTTGCAAAAATCATTGCAAATCAGATAAACACAGACTATTATTACTTTAATGCAACATCTATTAAAGTTGAAGATTTACGTAAAGTATTCGAACGATATAAAAATGCTTTAATTAAACCTTTAATATTTATTGATGAAGTACATAGGTTATCAAAGAACCAACAAGAAGTTTTATTACCAATAATGGAAAACTACGATGCAATAATTATTGGTGCTAGCACAGAAAATCCATTTTTCACCCTTACAAATGCAATTAGATCAAGATCTTTTCTTTATGAGTTTTTGCCACTTACAAAAGATGAACTTTCTACTATTATAGATACAGCAACAAATAATAGTGAAATAAAGTTAAGTACAGAGGCCAGAGAGTATTTAATCATCTCAAGTAGTGGAGATGCAAGGGCAATGCTAAATCTACTTAATTTCGCATCTAAAATCGATAATACTATATCAATAGAATTATTAAAAGAATTAAGAGCAAATGTAATTGGCGATGGAGTAAGTTCTTCAGATTCACACTATGACTTAGCAAGTGCAATGATAAAATCTTTAAGAGGTTCTGATATTGATGCTGCATTATATTATTTAGCAAGATTAATAAATGGTGGAGAATCTGTAGAGTTTATAACTAGACGTCTTGTAATTTTTGCTAGTGAAGATATAGGTAATGCAAATCCAAATGCATTGAACTTAGCAGTAAGTACAATGACAGCAACATCAAAAATTGGATATCCCGAAAGTAGAATACTTTTAGGACAATGTGCAATATATTTAGCCTCAAGTCCTAAATCTAATAGTTCCTATATGGCAATCAATAAAGCACTAAGTGAAGTTAAAAATGGTAAAATTTTAGATATACCTAAACATATTGATAATCAACACGTAGGGTACAAATACCCACATGATTTTGGTGGTTGGGTAGAACAAGAGTATTTAAAAGAAGATTTAAATCTTTATTCAACTCTTAATATAGGATATGAAAAGACCTTAAGTGAATGGGTTAAAAAAATAAAAGGACAATAA
- a CDS encoding FAD-dependent oxidoreductase: protein MIDVLIIGSGGAGLTAALNAKKEGAKVLVVSKTYPTHSQTCQAQGGINAVLKETENDSIQKYIEDTYKASHKLGNKEYINYFCSNSENTISWLDSIGVPFSKNIKDNISQRKFGGTKAKRTCYSSDYTGLKILHTLYDQCLKENIEFYNEYQLLNLIIENNKAIGITALDIETSQVKQIKAKTIILATGGYAGLYYGFTTNSYSSTGDGIASALNAGAKISNMEFMQFHPTALENKNILISESARGEGGYLVDNQGNRFIDELKPRDEVARAIYKKYEEGEKVYLDLRHLGLDKINEAMPQERRLVQEFMQLKMEKDLIPINPSAHYSMGGIITDIEAKSSIENLYACGECSQSGIHGANRLGGNSLLEIVTFGKIAGENAAKKAKKVKIIENTDSEQFLIDKNYIEGIFTKDSEIDFYKRKKELGKLLFKNVGLFREEKSMKNSLEKILEWKKELNLIGLNDKSKIFNKNLTDLIEYKNMIELAHTILISALNRQESRGAHFRIDFKDELENYDKNSILFLENDSIHIKLEEIQ, encoded by the coding sequence ATGATTGATGTATTAATAATAGGTTCCGGTGGTGCTGGATTAACAGCTGCATTAAATGCAAAAAAAGAAGGAGCAAAAGTCCTTGTTGTTTCAAAAACATATCCAACCCACTCCCAAACTTGTCAAGCTCAAGGTGGAATAAATGCAGTTTTAAAAGAGACTGAAAACGATTCTATACAAAAATATATAGAAGATACCTATAAAGCATCACATAAACTAGGAAATAAAGAATATATAAACTACTTCTGTAGTAATTCAGAAAATACAATAAGCTGGTTAGATTCAATTGGCGTTCCATTTAGTAAAAATATTAAAGATAATATCTCACAAAGAAAATTTGGAGGAACTAAAGCTAAGAGAACATGTTATAGTTCAGATTATACAGGTCTTAAAATTTTGCACACTCTTTATGACCAATGTTTAAAAGAAAATATCGAATTTTATAATGAATATCAGCTTCTTAACTTAATTATAGAAAACAACAAAGCAATAGGTATAACTGCTCTTGATATAGAAACAAGTCAAGTAAAACAAATAAAAGCTAAAACCATAATCTTAGCGACAGGTGGATACGCAGGATTATATTATGGATTTACAACAAACTCTTATTCATCAACAGGAGATGGCATAGCAAGTGCATTAAATGCAGGAGCAAAAATATCAAATATGGAATTTATGCAATTTCACCCAACCGCACTAGAAAACAAAAATATACTAATAAGCGAAAGTGCTAGAGGAGAAGGTGGATATTTAGTTGATAATCAAGGGAATAGATTTATTGATGAATTAAAACCAAGAGATGAAGTTGCACGTGCTATTTATAAAAAATATGAAGAAGGGGAAAAAGTCTACCTTGACTTAAGACATTTAGGACTTGATAAAATAAATGAAGCAATGCCACAAGAAAGAAGACTTGTACAAGAATTCATGCAATTAAAGATGGAAAAAGATTTAATTCCAATAAATCCATCAGCTCATTATAGTATGGGTGGAATAATCACTGATATTGAAGCAAAAAGTTCTATAGAGAATTTATATGCCTGTGGAGAATGTAGTCAAAGTGGCATTCATGGAGCAAATAGATTAGGAGGAAACTCTTTATTAGAAATAGTAACTTTTGGAAAAATAGCAGGGGAAAATGCTGCAAAAAAAGCTAAAAAAGTAAAGATAATAGAAAATACAGATTCAGAACAATTCTTAATTGATAAAAACTATATCGAAGGTATATTTACAAAAGATTCAGAAATAGACTTTTATAAAAGAAAAAAAGAGCTAGGAAAACTATTATTTAAAAATGTTGGACTTTTTAGAGAAGAAAAAAGTATGAAAAATTCTTTAGAAAAAATATTAGAATGGAAAAAAGAATTAAATTTAATAGGGCTAAACGATAAAAGCAAAATATTTAATAAAAATCTAACAGATTTAATTGAATACAAAAATATGATAGAACTAGCCCATACTATTTTAATCAGTGCTTTAAATAGACAAGAGAGTAGAGGAGCTCACTTTAGAATTGATTTTAAAGATGAACTAGAAAACTATGATAAAAACAGCATACTTTTTCTAGAAAATGACTC
- a CDS encoding PhoH family protein: MTFEKTYVLDTNILLEDATNIFKLSDESKNLIVLPETVLDEIDTKKSGFDEINFQAREFARIFENSNILNSKKEQDAKVIRLELFGTQNAIIDVISKEEYKINTKNIATNIINDRKILEIASFAKEYYESETTFLSLDIMARTRAVSLDLKTDSLIGSDKDEFNYEFIKTIEVKFEQIEFLENALITDYDKEYKPYNYCYCFKVKSSDQVILASIQNERIYVLDEGEIRNQVIVPLNKEQLFFSNAILSHFFNVLIIEAKAGSGKTLLALSGALKLVKQKSFQKIIYIRNSIESLDKGEDVGYLPGFEEKFKIYNHPLMDSLEYIIRSEYKKKRANKKNVENISELDDQEVTQRIEQMIQNFGIETMWVGEMRGRTLSNAFVIIDEAQNMSNKTMQMVLSRIDNTCKVVILGSNKQIDNFYVNKHTNSLTTLLKSTKEKSELVNSFAIKLQKVLRGPITEWAEQIFTTKNK; this comes from the coding sequence ATGACATTTGAAAAAACATACGTGCTAGATACAAACATCTTATTAGAAGATGCAACAAATATTTTTAAACTAAGTGATGAGTCCAAAAACCTTATAGTTCTTCCTGAAACTGTTTTAGATGAAATAGATACAAAAAAGAGTGGATTTGACGAAATAAATTTTCAAGCAAGAGAATTTGCAAGGATTTTTGAAAACTCAAATATATTAAACTCTAAAAAAGAGCAAGATGCAAAAGTTATTAGATTAGAATTATTTGGAACTCAAAATGCAATAATTGATGTAATCTCAAAAGAAGAATATAAAATAAATACTAAAAACATTGCAACAAATATTATAAACGATAGAAAAATTCTTGAAATAGCAAGTTTTGCAAAAGAGTATTATGAAAGTGAAACTACTTTTCTTTCATTGGATATTATGGCTAGAACAAGAGCCGTATCGCTTGATTTAAAAACAGATTCTCTTATAGGTTCAGATAAAGATGAATTCAACTATGAATTTATTAAAACAATAGAAGTTAAATTTGAACAAATAGAGTTTTTAGAAAATGCTTTAATTACAGACTATGATAAAGAATATAAACCCTATAACTATTGTTATTGTTTTAAAGTTAAAAGTTCAGATCAAGTAATACTTGCCTCAATACAAAATGAGAGAATCTACGTCTTAGATGAAGGAGAGATTAGAAATCAAGTAATTGTTCCTTTAAATAAAGAACAGCTATTCTTCTCAAATGCAATTTTATCTCACTTTTTTAATGTACTAATAATAGAAGCTAAGGCTGGTTCAGGAAAGACTTTACTAGCCTTAAGTGGTGCATTAAAACTGGTAAAACAAAAAAGCTTTCAAAAAATCATATATATTAGAAATTCTATTGAATCCCTAGATAAAGGTGAAGATGTAGGATATTTACCAGGATTTGAAGAAAAGTTCAAAATATATAATCATCCACTAATGGATAGTTTAGAATATATAATTAGAAGTGAATATAAGAAAAAAAGAGCTAATAAAAAGAATGTTGAAAATATCTCAGAACTTGATGATCAAGAAGTTACTCAAAGAATTGAACAAATGATTCAAAATTTCGGAATAGAAACTATGTGGGTAGGAGAGATGAGAGGAAGAACACTTTCAAATGCATTTGTTATAATTGATGAAGCCCAAAATATGTCAAATAAAACAATGCAAATGGTTCTATCTAGAATTGATAATACATGTAAAGTCGTAATCCTTGGAAGTAATAAACAAATAGATAACTTCTATGTAAATAAACATACAAACTCATTAACAACATTACTAAAATCTACAAAAGAAAAAAGTGAGTTAGTAAATAGCTTTGCGATAAAATTACAAAAAGTATTAAGAGGTCCAATTACTGAATGGGCCGAACAAATATTTACAACAAAAAACAAATAA